TACTTTATCGGCCACTCATGTACTACTACTTACtccatccgtttctaaatatttgttttttagatttcaaatggactaccacatacggatgtatatagacatattttaaagtgtagattcattcattttgcttcgtatgtagtcacttgttgaaatctctagaaagacaaatatttaggaacggatggagtactaaaGTTCATCGATCATACTCTGTCAAAGCAACCATTGATGATATGTGTGCATGAATGTAGGGTTCGACGGTGTTGAGATCCACGGCGCCTACAGCTACATCATCGAGCAGTTCCTCAAGGATAGCGCCAATGACCGTACCGACGAGTACGGCGGCAGCCTCGAGAATCGATGCCGCTTCGCACTAGAGGTGGTGGACGCCGTCGTCAGGGAGGTGGGCGGCCATTGCGTGGGCATCCGTCTATCTCCCTTCACTGACTACATGGATTGCCATGACTCGGACCCTCAGGCTCTCGCCCTCCACCTTGTCAAGAAGCTCAATGACTATGGCATCCTCTACTGCCACATGATTGAGCCAAGGATGGCGCACGGCGATGGCCGGCGCCAGGTCCCGCACCGCCTGCTACCCTTCAAGGAGGCCTTCAACGGCACCTTCATCGCCAACGGGGGGTACGACCGGGAGGAAGGGAACAAGGTGGTCGGCGAGGGGTACACTGACCTCGTCGCTTATGGGCGGCTGTTCCTGGCAAACCCAGACCTACCAAGGAGGTTCGAGCTCAGTGCGCCGCTCAATGACTATGACAGGATGACATTCTATACCTCTGACCCTGTCGTGGGCTACACCGATTATCCATTCCTCGACAAATAAATCAGCTTCCTGCAAAGCTCGAATGAtcgaagaaacaaaagaaaaaaaagatcgaCATCAATTATCTACTGTAGTTTTTCTGAAATTTGGTTgtgccaaaaataaaataaaatgactaaTCTATGATGCTCGATTACCATCTTATTTCAATAAAAGAGTGACAAGAGAATTAAGACTTCATTTGTATGCGCGTATTTCATTTCGCTGAGAAGGGTGCTCATAGAAGTGGCACATAATCCATGAGTTAAAACTTGTGAAAgattgtggatgtcgcctagaggggggggtgaataggcgctttaaaataattacggtttaggcttgaacaaatgcggaataaacctagcggttaatttgtcaagcacaaaacctacaacaactaggctcacctatgtgcaccaacaacttatgctaagcaagataaactactaggtgatagcaagatatatgacaagaagcaatatggctatcacaaaataaagtgcataagtaaagagctcggataagagataaccgaggcacgcggagacgacgatgtatcacgaagttcacacccttgcggatgctaatctccgtttggagcggtgtggaggcacaatgctccccaagaagccactagggccaccgtaatctcctcacgccctcgcacaatgcaagatgccgtgattccactaagggacccttgagggcggtcaccgaacccgtacaaatggcaacccttaggggcggtcaccgaacccgtacactttggcaacccttgggggcggtcaccggaacccgtcaaattgctcggggcgatctccacaacctaattgaagaccccgacgcttgtccggagctttacaccacaatgattgagctccgaacaccaccaaccgtctagggcgcccaagcacccaagaggaacaagctcaagggcaccaagcacccaagagtaataagcttctcaacttgtaacttccacgtatcaccgtggagaactcaaaccgatgcaccaaatgcaatggcaagggcacacggagtgcccaagtccttctctctcaaatcccaccgaagcaactaatgctagggaggaaaatgagaggaagaacaagaaggagaacaccaagaactccaagatctagatccaaggggttcccctcacatagaggagaaagtgattggtggaaatgtggatctagatctcctctctcttttccctcaaaaactagcaagaatccatggagggattgagagttagcaagctcgaagaaggtcaacaatgggggaagaattgttgggaatcgtagcataatttaaaattttcctacgctcaccaagatgcatctatggagtatactagcaacgaggggaaaggagtgcatctacatacccttgtagatcgcgagcggaagcgttccaatgaacgtggatgacggagtcgtactcgccgtgatccaaatcaccgatgaccgagtgtcgaacggacggcacctccgcgttcaacacacgtacggtgcagcggcgtctcctccttcttgatccagcaagggggaaggaaaggttgatggagatccagcagcacgacggcgtggtggtggatgtagcgggtctcggcagggctttgccaagcttctgcgagagagagagagaggtgttgcaggggaggagggaggcgcccaaggctgttgtgtgctgccctccctccccccctttatataggccccctgggggggcgccggccccaagagatgagatctcaagggggggcggcggccacaaggggggaaggggttgccttgccccccaaggcaagggggaactcccccccagggttcccaaccctaggcgcatgggggggaggcccaaggggggcgccccagcccactaagggctggttcccttccactttcagcccacggggccctccgggataggtggccccacccggtggacccccgggacccttccggtggtcccggtacaataccggtaacccccgaaactttcccggtggccgaaactggacttcctatatataattcttcacctccggaccattccggaacctctcgtgacgtccgggatctcatccgggactccgaacaactttcgggtttccgcatacatatatctctacaaccctagcgtcaccggaccttaagtgtgtagaccctacgggttcgggagacatgcagacatgaccgagacgcctctccggtcaataaccaacagcgggatctggatacccatgttggctcccacatgtttcacgatgatctcatcagatgaaccacgatgtcgaggattcagtcaatcccgtatgcaattccctttgtcaaacggtatgttacttgcccgagattcgatcgtcggtatcccaataccttgtttaatctcgttaccggcaagtctctttactcgtaccgcaatgcatgatcccgtgactaacgccttagtcacattgagctcattatgatgatgcattaccgagtgggcccagagatacctctccgtcacacggagtgacaaatcccagtctcgatccatgccaacccaacagacactttcggagatacccgtagtgcacctttatagtcacccagttacgttgtgacgtttggcacacccaaagcactcctacggtatccgggagttgcacgatctcatggtctaaggaaaagatacttgacattggaaaagctctagcaaacgaaactacacgatcttttatgatgtgcttagaattgggtcttgtccatcacatcattctcctaatgatgtgatcccgttatcaatgacatccaatgtccatagccaggaaaccatgactatctgttgatcaacgagctagtcaactagaggcttactagggacactttgtggtctatgtattcacacatgtattacgatttccagacaatacaattatagcatgaataatagacaattatcatgaacaaagaaatataataataaccatttattattgcctctagggcatatttccaacagtctcccacttgcactagagtcaataatctagttacattgtgatgaatcgaacacccattgcgtcctggtgttgatcatgttttgccctagggagaggtttagtcaacggatctgctacattcaggtctgtgtgtactttacaaatatctatgtctccatttttgaacactttcacgaatggagttgaagcaacgcttgatatgcctggtcttcctgtgaaacctgggctccttcgcaagggcaatagctccagtgttgtcacagaagagagtcattgggcccgacgcattgggaatcacccctaggtcggtaatgaactccttcatccagactgcttcctgtgctgcctccgaggctgccatgtactccgcttcacatgtagatcccgccacgacgctttgcttgcaactgcaccaacttactgctcctccattcaaaatatacacgtatccggtctgtgacttcgagtcatccagatctgtgtcgaagctagcgtcgacgtaaccctttacgacgagctcttcgtcacctccataaacgagaaacatatccttagtcctcttcaggtacttcaggatattcttgaccgctgtccagtgttccttgccgggattactttggtaccttcctaccaaacttacggcaaggtttacatcaggtctggtacacagcatggcatacataatagaccctatggccgaggcataggggatgtcactcatctcttctatatcttctgccgtggtcgggcattgagccgtgctcaactgcacaccttgcaatacaggcaagaaccccttcttggactgatccatattgaacttcttcaatatcttgtcaaggtatgtactctgtgaaagaccaatgaggcgtctcgatctatctctatagatcttgatgcctaatatataagcagcttctccaaggtccttcattgaaaaacacttattcaaataggcctttatactttccaagaattctatatcatttcccatcaatagtatgtcatccacatataatatgagaaatgctacagagctcccactcactttcttgtaaacacaggcttctccataagtctgtgtaaacccaaacgctttgatcatctcatcaaagcgaatgtttcaactccgagatgcttgcaccagcccatagattgagcgctggagcttgcatactttgttagcattcttaggatcgacaaaaccttccgatctgaccttaagtgtgtagaccctacgggttcgggagacatgcagacatgaccgagacgcctctccggtcaataaccaacagcgggatctggatacccatgttggctcccacatgtttcacgatgatctcatcggatgaaccacgatgtcgaggattcagtcaatcccgtatgcaattccctttgtcaaacggtatgttacttgcccgagattcgatcgtcggtatcccaataccttgttcaatctcgttaccggcaagtctctttactcgtaccgcaatgcatgatcccgtgactaacgccttagtcacattgagctcattatgatgatgcattaccgagtgggcccagagatacctctccgtcacacggagtgacaaatcccagtctcgatccgtgccaacccaacagacactttcggagatacccgtagtgcacctttatagtcacccagttacgttgtgacgtttggcacacccaaagcactcctacggtatccgggagttgcacgatctcatggtctaaggaaaagatacttgacattggaaaagctctagcaaacgaaactacacgatcttttatgatgtgcttagaattgggtcttgtccatcacatcattctcctaatgatgtgatcccgttatcaatgacatccaatgtccatagccaggaaaccatgactatctgttgatcaacgagctagtcaactagaggcttactagggacactttgtggtctatgtattcacacatgtattacgatttccggacaatacaattatagcatgaataatagacaattatcatgaacaaagaaatataataataaccatttattattgcctctagggcatatttacaacaagaatacgagctcaaaggataaggttcattggggaagaagacctccttatatagtggggggaacaagccaaccgttacccccacttcagccccgcttgcccctataagtggtactaccgctccccctcgcggtactgccgctgggcccagagcggtactaccgcggtggcagggcggtactaccgcatacgagcggtacaacggcccccactgccgtggccagtaccgtaaaacccgacacgaaaaaagacccctcgaattgaggcggtactagcacgagaccgcagcagtactacggctgggggctaccagcggtactaccgctctggagcggtactaccgctctggagcggtactaccgcttgggtacaagcggtactaccgctccggcccgcggtactaccgctaggaaaccaaaactgccataacttctgcatatgagctccgaattgagcaaactcaagcttgttggattgaggAAGACAAGTAGCATCAAAACAGGGGAGGTATgacaacaaatagaggagtgaaacctccaaccgagaagaaccggcataacctccaacatcgaaaacatcatagaagatgcgagtgaactccgttttcgatgaactcgagcttgtcatcaagatgaccataagctccaaaactcacaaagagaagaaccaaacaagaaccaataaagatgatgcaaggatgcaatggtttgagctctctatgaacgatacgatcaagctactcatcgagagccccccttgatagtacgacaatcatcctataacccggtctcccacctaccatcatgagaccggtaaaatagaaaacctatcaagggcaaacctttgccttgcacatggtccacttgagctagatgatgacgatcttgactccctcaagttggaccacctttcttggttgcgttggctcgatgaagactagttgattgctcccccatgctccactatgggtgagccactcttccgcacatcttcacaagtccattgtcaccacaatggacggcaagcttcaagcatttgatctcttcatgatgcttcacttgaacttgcacaccgcaacatcttcacaagtccattgtcaccacaatggacggcaagcttcaagcatttgatctcttcatgatgcttcacttgaacttgcacaccgcaacctaaccccacaaagaactctcacgaagatcatgggttagtacacaaagcgtaattgccaatgctcaccacaccatgggatcgcttgatccctctcggtacatcttctacactttgtgagttgatcaagttgattcactcttgacttagtcttgaccaaccatgaatcttttcaactctcttcatttggatgatgtcttgaagatatacatgaatgatcacacaatcttcttctccaagacatgcttgcaataagctcaactctcacatgaccaatctttggataattccttaataacaccttggtcaccacataaactccttgaaaccaacacatgaacttcaagaaatgcctatggaaaaatccttcaaatataactcaaggcaaccattagtccatagagattgtcatcaattaccaaaaccaaacatgggggcaccgcatgttctttcaatctcccccattttggtaattgatgacaatcactttcaagagagtttatataaggaattatgcatcaccatgtaatgcaacaaccaataatgcatgcgtatgagatgcaaatgcttaggaacaaaaccaaagtaaggagaaaactctgaagacttctccacaaaactctttgaaacttctcccccattggcatcgattgccaaaatgggcgaaaagcttagaaggccaatataaaaagtgttcctccataaattgtgtatttctcaacaagagagtggaatgcaatacacatgtccaacggtaaatacatggaggaagacaaactatattgaggcccaaagattgcacaagattgatatgccacaaagacataacaaagagagaaacaagcaatcacgcaatcaaaagataccaattgaagcaagcaatcaacggatatcaattgagccaactagaccaatgatcctacatgccacatgaatgaaataaattatgatatgagcaaaggagtgttctagagaaactagagaagctccccatgatttgggcacaatttagttttgtaattggatacaacgagggcaaaataggatcgtcactcccccaagatcaatagaacctcacgacaagtgcaagatAGCAACAtagtgttctaaagacactagtgaagctctccatgatttgtgcactccttacaatatttgcattaggataccaagtgcacaaaatcggatcatcactccccgaaaatcaatcgaaactcacaacaagtgcaagtgagcatgtaggaaacaaagcctagcacttgcaacaaacaaatggttgagcaacatataaaagaggcaacttaagagtaggctcaaccaaaatgatgtgtgtgagtcatggcaaagtacttgagaagactaatgtacgaatgagcattaagcatcaacatagtcttggatagtggagatacaaggtgcatgacatgtcctccccacacacaccaaactagcaaaagggttcacaagcatactaaaaatgcaaaataaataaccaacacttgtggcaacccatggtgaagataaaagatgaaagcctcatcaagacgagggataccaattaagatggcaaaagcctcgtagagataagcatgaggaaaataatcttcaccacacaggagtgcatcaagatgcaacgagataagacatgcactcaaggcaaaagctttcacggagccaccaaagaaataacaagaaagacaaggtggacgtgaaagaaaggatatcatctagagatgtaatttccctcaagtgtataaggttctaggtagacgagatcatgatgatatatatctacaaagaaggatgtacacccgaaatagttacaacacgaaggaacaagatatccaaaaggaagtcatagatataccaataagatatttgcttggaagcatagcacatgtctagatatggtcttattgtacataaatgaattcctaccacacaatcatcaaagacatcacaactagcaacaagagatcattgtcgggatgctttgagaaacgaaacaagtatcacaagagagaatgaataacatgccatgatgcaacctacacaaggttgatacaAGAAATGTGTGCGTGAAGTATATGAAGATAtttgttaccgagttaacattggaaggatgtagtagataccaattgaaggtacaaagtagttcattgatcatcctagcttgactccaaaaagcacatggtgacaacaccttccttgtgagtgagccgagcatccaatgcatctccaattgttcctagaacaacaacacaaacaaaatggtacccaaactcattgggaccaaagagttagaaacaccaacaatacataggacaaactccacataattatgtgcatatagatatggaaatgaaattcatgcacatctcatccaatttgagacttggtggagttttcCCTATATATTGGGTAAAAGAGAGAAAGCATGCCaaggaaactacatgaagttaatatgcatgctcaagactttcaagaaccgataccaaaatacaaggaaatatcaagtgaaaagaataccaaatggagaaatcatcacttggaagatatcaataaaagatacatcaaggaatgagatatccattggaacccacgaaatgatatcaaactcccaaaagagaggatggttccaaacaaaccaagctctctacaaagtttcatgatggcacaagtaccaaaaagaaacggcttgccgtccaccaacacacacttaaaatggatcacaagtttagtgttttatagaaaataggatagctcccccacgagttgtgcattatagagaatttgcatttgaatacaaaatgcacaaggtaggatcaccacgttcactatatcaaggaaaacactagacaagatcaagaaaacaacaagatcctcaagtggcacggaatgcaatgggagttgacacaaacttggcaagagataaggcaaataaaaagcaaacgccaacgtgaagatgatcaataatttctaccacacataagtgagtaccaattgtcaaaagacaagaagtatttggaaataattcccgttggtagatggcaatgatatccaacatcatcttcacaccaaacacaagcaaattgcaacttgtagagctaacatgccacctaggaataagataatttacaatatcaactctaggtgacaatatctcaaatgtacacattttctaggctggtaatatacacatagcatattactcccccataatgtgataccaattaaggataaacaagaggcaaataaaaggatccaacaagagataattaatggactatttagaatttgaatttctcatgagaagacataccacatagcgactagataatcttgaaatatcaatactagatggtattactcatgtacacacatttataggattgtgaggtgcacaaagcacatcactcccccataatgggatatttcattaatctctcacaagagccaactaagatacaaacaagatgcacaacggctcaacgaacgacacacatgtacatgaagtgcaaaccaacatacctatacttgattactcaagataagcaatttggagacacaatcatatacaaccacatgcaaggaacaaaaccaaaacatgcaacgggggcaagtaactttcaatgtgagcaatttaagtacaagttaccgcaaggaggcacattggatataagatataaacttgatgattcaattgacttggcttgagacaataagaatgatgaagtccccttaattcttcataatgtagccaagtctccaatgacctccaacaacacctattgatcaagtttgagctagttagtccccaaccaagttgggtcctaagaggttagtcacaataggcttggctacccaaatggttctttgcttcaaaccactttgagtaccaacaaacttggcaaccacattgccaaccttatccttcccaagagaatagacatcatcaataataattgggttggataagttaccactagtgcatgaagaagcgacgtgacctttttcacgacataggtagcaacgcctactctttactttcttctcacttgatttctcaacttgagaagcattagcttgagttttcttgggaagaggcctttcttcaacttgaggttgagaatgagagtgaacttgtggccgcttcccttgttgcttatcactaatggccttcttcttcaatgggcaagatctaacatgatgcccttctactttgcacttgaagcaaacaatcttggccgaattcttgacttgttcttggcccttatttttgttcatcttggacttcttcttcttgttggagttgaatccaagtccacctttgtcattgggggatttttgcactctcaagatgttgttgagtgtaaatttcccttcatgactcttttccaagtctttcttcaaagaggTGACTTGCACCATCAATCGTGAACACCATCGAAACCCATCGTCGGGGTCTCCAAGGTGACACTTCCAAGGAGGAAACGATGTTGAGGACACCGCCATCACTCAATCTGGCATTGCTTGATCTTACGTTTTCACACGAAGATCTCACGCTATTGGGTAGGAAGGGCAAACGACTCCACAACGATACCTCCAAGGAGCAAGACGATAGCCGTGGATGCCATTACCGCCAGCAACGACAGAGTCGATGCATGATTTTGAGCCGGAGCCGAGCCTTCCACCACAAATCCCAGGATCCGAGGCCACCGGCGCCACGTAGCACCACGAGCCCAAGCAAAACACCACCAGAAACACATTGGTCGAAGCCGCGCAGGAACTTGGCAAGCACACGCAACCTGACTGGTCCGCACCGCCGCTCACAGCCCTTGGGCGAGCCAAGCCGGATCTGGCCCTCCTCTACCTCCGTTCGCAGAGCTATGCGATCCCCTGCAGCACAGTGCACATGAAAGGCCAAGGGAGAGCCGGACATAGC
This DNA window, taken from Triticum aestivum cultivar Chinese Spring chromosome 1D, IWGSC CS RefSeq v2.1, whole genome shotgun sequence, encodes the following:
- the LOC123168985 gene encoding 12-oxophytodienoate reductase 1, coding for MESTPAPPLLTPHKMGQFDLSHRVVLAPLTRQRSYGNVPQPHAGVYYAQRATKGGLLIAEATGVSDTAQGYKDAPGVWTKEQIDAWKPVVDAVHAKGALFFCQIWHAGRVSNYKLQPNGQAPISSTDKQVSPQMSADGRLEEFSPPRRLAKDEIPNVVDDFREAARNAIAAGFDGVEIHGAYSYIIEQFLKDSANDRTDEYGGSLENRCRFALEVVDAVVREVGGHCVGIRLSPFTDYMDCHDSDPQALALHLVKKLNDYGILYCHMIEPRMAHGDGRRQVPHRLLPFKEAFNGTFIANGGYDREEGNKVVGEGYTDLVAYGRLFLANPDLPRRFELSAPLNDYDRMTFYTSDPVVGYTDYPFLDK